From Pseudochaenichthys georgianus chromosome 11, fPseGeo1.2, whole genome shotgun sequence, a single genomic window includes:
- the psmb9a gene encoding proteasome subunit beta type-9, which yields MEAETGPEWLSEEVKTGTTIIAIEFKGGVVLGSDSRVSAGESVVNRVMKKLSPLHDKIYCALSGSAADAQTIAEMVNYQLDVHSIEIDKDPKVCSAATLVRNISYKYKEELSAHLIVAGWDRRDGGQVFATLNGLLTRQPFAVGGSGSSYVYGFVDAEYRKDMAKEECQQFVINTLALAMNRDGSSGGVAYIVSIDEHGAEEKVVLGNDLPTFFDQ from the exons ATGGAGGCAGAAACAGGGCCCGAATGGTTGTCCGAGGAGGTGAAAACCGGA ACCACAATCATTGCCATTGAGTTCAAAGGAGGGGTCGTGCTGGGGTCTGATTCCCGAGTGTCTGCAGG GGAATCAGTGGTGAACAGGGTGATGAAAAAGTTGTCTCCTCTCCATGACAAGATCTACTGTGCTCTGTCAGGCTCTGCAGCGGACGCCCAGACCATCGCTGAGATGGTCAACTACCAGCTGGATGTTCACAG TATTGAAATAGATAAGGACCCAAAGGTTTGCTCGGCTGCCACCCTGGTGAGGAACATCTCATATAAGTACAAGGAGGAGCTGTCAGCACATCTCATTGTGGCCGGCTGGGACAGAAGAGATGGAGGACAG GTGTTTGCGACTCTGAATGGACTCCTGACCAGGCAGCCTTTTGCAGTCGGTGGCTCTGGCAGCTCTTatgtttatggatttgttgatgcTGAGTATCGCAAAGACATGGCCAAGGAAGAGTGCCAGCAGTTTGTTATCAACA CGCTGGCTTTGGCAATGAACCGCGATGGCTCCAGTGGCGGCGTGGCCTATATTGTCTCTATTGATGAACATGGTGCAGAGGAGAAGGTCGTTCTGGGAAATGACTTACCCACCTTCTTTGATCAGTGA